The following are from one region of the Bradyrhizobium septentrionale genome:
- a CDS encoding glycosyltransferase family 39 protein, translating into MRFTSLVVELIRARPRLVVWVVVLVQAAIWLLLPLIFYGSPPGNLAAILAFGREYQVGTDMGPPLSFWLADIAFRAAGNHVFGVYLLAQACEIATFIAFYQLARAIVGGPQGVLAVLLSMTVVVFSSPSVEFGPLILARPLWALLLLHSWQLIGQNRRAAWFAWSIDCGLLLLTTPAAMGMILLVIGFALATERGRRTLKAVDPLYAVLVIIVLALPYLIWLIRADVLALPAVPALAVLKARALHWGVVLGGLIVATAAIALLAILNSRWFAREAEDAPIIYRPPVSPLAQQFVYFFAFAPAIAGSFVSGLFDLDRAFGGAGVALLMSGLAVVVATGDLIPLRRQRLLRSVWAFAVAAPAAVALAAALFLPWTSTTEVPTSLPAAAMGRFFDDSYERRTNQRLRAVAGDPEIASLIAMDRRRPHLLLDAAPQRTPWLSIPKFNETGGVVVWRAQDTAGTPPPELAQRFPGLVPEVPRLFDRLVNGRQPVLRIGWAIVRPK; encoded by the coding sequence ATGCGGTTTACCTCCCTGGTTGTCGAACTGATCCGCGCCCGGCCGCGCCTCGTGGTCTGGGTGGTGGTGCTGGTGCAGGCCGCGATCTGGCTGTTGCTGCCGCTGATCTTCTACGGCAGCCCGCCCGGCAATCTCGCCGCCATCCTCGCCTTCGGCCGCGAATATCAGGTCGGAACCGACATGGGGCCGCCGCTGTCGTTCTGGCTCGCCGACATCGCCTTCCGCGCCGCCGGCAATCACGTGTTCGGCGTCTATCTGCTGGCACAGGCCTGCGAGATCGCGACCTTCATCGCCTTCTACCAGCTGGCGCGCGCCATCGTCGGCGGCCCGCAGGGCGTGCTGGCGGTGCTGCTGTCGATGACGGTCGTTGTGTTCTCTTCGCCAAGCGTCGAGTTCGGCCCGCTGATCCTGGCGCGTCCGCTGTGGGCGCTGCTGCTGCTGCACTCCTGGCAGCTGATCGGCCAGAACCGGCGCGCCGCTTGGTTCGCCTGGTCGATCGATTGCGGCCTGTTGCTGCTGACGACGCCCGCGGCGATGGGCATGATCCTGCTCGTGATCGGCTTCGCCCTCGCAACCGAGCGCGGGCGGCGCACGCTCAAGGCAGTCGATCCGCTCTATGCGGTGCTGGTCATCATCGTGCTGGCGCTGCCCTATCTGATCTGGCTGATCCGCGCCGACGTGCTGGCGCTGCCGGCCGTGCCCGCACTTGCCGTTCTCAAGGCGCGCGCGCTGCACTGGGGCGTCGTGCTCGGCGGGCTGATCGTGGCGACGGCCGCAATCGCGCTGCTGGCGATCCTCAATTCGCGCTGGTTTGCCCGCGAGGCCGAGGACGCTCCGATCATCTATCGTCCGCCGGTCAGTCCGCTGGCGCAGCAGTTCGTCTATTTCTTCGCCTTCGCGCCGGCGATTGCGGGCAGCTTCGTCTCCGGCCTGTTCGATCTCGATCGCGCCTTCGGCGGCGCCGGCGTGGCGCTGTTGATGTCGGGGCTCGCCGTCGTCGTCGCGACCGGTGATCTGATTCCGCTCAGGCGGCAACGGCTGTTGCGCTCGGTGTGGGCGTTCGCGGTCGCGGCGCCCGCGGCCGTGGCGCTGGCGGCGGCGCTGTTCCTGCCCTGGACCAGCACCACCGAGGTGCCGACCTCGCTGCCGGCAGCTGCGATGGGGCGCTTCTTCGACGACAGCTATGAGCGCCGCACCAACCAGCGGCTGCGCGCGGTGGCCGGCGACCCCGAAATCGCCAGCCTGATTGCGATGGACCGGCGTCGTCCGCATCTCTTGCTCGACGCCGCGCCGCAGCGGACGCCGTGGCTATCGATCCCGAAGTTCAACGAGACCGGCGGCGTCGTGGTCTGGCGCGCGCAGGACACCGCCGGCACGCCGCCGCCCGAGCTCGCGCAGCGCTTCCCCGGCCTGGTGCCGGAAGTGCCGCGCTTGTTCGACCGGCTGGTCAATGGACGGCAGCCGGTGCTGCGGATCGGCTGGGCGATCGTGCGGCCGAAGTAG
- a CDS encoding ribonuclease HII, whose protein sequence is MIRDKSKSTPKKAPAKSAKPEKRIVLRPSFRRERALIKQGVWPVAGCDEAGRGPLAGPVVAAAVVLDPSRIPKGLDDSKRLTAERREELFEEICATAAFSVAVASPARIDRDNILRASLWALARAVHALPEMPKHVFVDGRDKLATPCDCDAVIGGDGIVASIAAASIIAKVTRDRLMCALALDCPGYGFEQHKGYGVPEHLEALDRLGPTTHHRSFFAPVVAARLKHFPVPAEPDLFAVDEESEAASAAA, encoded by the coding sequence ATGATTCGGGACAAGTCCAAGAGCACGCCGAAGAAGGCGCCGGCCAAATCAGCCAAGCCGGAGAAGCGCATCGTCTTGCGGCCGAGCTTCCGGCGCGAGCGCGCGCTGATCAAGCAGGGCGTCTGGCCGGTCGCCGGCTGCGACGAGGCGGGGCGCGGTCCGCTGGCCGGTCCGGTTGTTGCCGCCGCCGTGGTGCTGGACCCGAGCAGGATTCCAAAAGGCCTCGACGATTCGAAGCGGCTGACCGCCGAGCGCCGCGAGGAACTGTTCGAGGAGATCTGCGCCACCGCTGCGTTCTCGGTCGCGGTGGCGTCGCCGGCGCGAATCGACCGCGACAACATCCTGCGCGCCTCGCTGTGGGCGCTGGCGCGTGCGGTGCATGCGCTGCCGGAAATGCCAAAACACGTCTTCGTCGACGGACGCGACAAGCTCGCCACGCCCTGTGATTGCGACGCCGTGATCGGCGGCGACGGCATCGTGGCCTCGATCGCGGCGGCCTCGATCATCGCCAAGGTGACGCGCGACCGCCTGATGTGCGCGCTGGCGCTGGATTGTCCCGGCTACGGGTTCGAGCAGCACAAGGGCTATGGCGTGCCCGAGCACCTCGAGGCGCTGGACCGGCTCGGGCCCACCACCCACCACCGCAGCTTCTTCGCCCCCGTCGTCGCCGCGCGGCTGAAGCATTTTCCGGTCCCGGCCGAGCCCGACCTGTTCGCGGTGGACGAGGAAAGCGAAGCCGCGTCAGCCGCTGCTTGA
- a CDS encoding VOC family protein, translating into MSNAPAAPTARFTVLTLGVSDMRASIAFYESLGFTRKMRVTGEEVAFFDTGGTVLGLFPWHLLAADAGLPDQPRPEAFHGVAIAWNCNDDAEVDRVMAFVRSKGAKLLKSAQPTSYGGYCGYFADPDGHAWEVVRAPGFEVLDNRRVSIPD; encoded by the coding sequence ATGAGTAACGCCCCCGCCGCCCCGACCGCACGCTTCACCGTCCTCACGCTCGGCGTCAGCGACATGCGCGCCAGCATCGCCTTCTATGAATCGCTCGGCTTCACCAGGAAGATGCGCGTGACCGGCGAGGAGGTCGCCTTCTTCGACACTGGCGGCACCGTGCTCGGGCTGTTCCCGTGGCATCTGCTCGCCGCCGACGCAGGGCTGCCCGATCAGCCGCGGCCGGAGGCCTTTCATGGCGTTGCGATCGCGTGGAACTGCAACGACGATGCAGAGGTCGATCGTGTGATGGCGTTCGTGCGCTCGAAAGGCGCTAAGCTGCTGAAGTCCGCGCAGCCGACAAGTTATGGCGGTTATTGCGGTTATTTCGCCGATCCCGACGGCCACGCCTGGGAAGTGGTGCGCGCGCCGGGGTTTGAGGTACTCGATAACAGGCGGGTGTCGATTCCCGACTAG
- a CDS encoding GNAT family N-acetyltransferase, with amino-acid sequence MPWLEPVTLRGAHARLEPLSHAHLDGLTEAVKDGGLSNLWYTAIPQPENMAKEIDRRLGLQTAGTMLPFTVFDADGKISGMTTYMNVDTPNRRVEIGSTWYAKRVQRSAVNTQCKLLLLQHAFEKLDCIAVEFRTHFFNHQSRRGIERLGAKQDGILRSHQIAPNGTLRDTVVYSIIASEWPTVKAHLNSQLNEKPR; translated from the coding sequence ATGCCCTGGCTTGAACCCGTCACCCTTCGCGGCGCGCATGCGCGGCTCGAACCGCTGTCGCACGCTCACCTCGATGGTCTGACGGAAGCCGTGAAAGACGGCGGCCTCTCCAACCTCTGGTACACGGCGATTCCGCAGCCGGAGAACATGGCGAAGGAGATCGACCGCCGGCTTGGCCTGCAGACCGCGGGCACCATGCTGCCGTTCACGGTGTTCGACGCCGACGGCAAGATTTCCGGCATGACGACCTACATGAACGTCGACACGCCGAACCGCCGCGTCGAGATCGGCTCGACCTGGTACGCCAAGCGTGTGCAGCGCAGCGCGGTCAATACGCAGTGCAAACTGCTGCTGCTCCAACACGCCTTCGAGAAGCTCGATTGCATCGCGGTCGAGTTCCGCACGCACTTCTTCAATCACCAGAGCCGGCGCGGCATCGAGCGTCTGGGCGCCAAGCAGGACGGCATCCTGCGCAGCCATCAGATCGCGCCCAACGGCACGTTGCGCGATACCGTGGTTTACAGCATCATCGCCAGCGAATGGCCGACGGTGAAGGCCCATCTCAACTCTCAACTCAACGAAAAACCGCGCTGA
- a CDS encoding IS110 family transposase, whose translation MQASTTGTPTADHCGTIFVAVELSQKTWLVTLHSPDRDRISRHKLEGGDHTELLALIERIRAKVAEKFGSAPGVVSCYEAGYDGFWLHRLLEAAGVTNFVFDPASIAVEQRARRAKTDRIDGELLLRTLMAYLRGEPRVVRIVRVPRVEAEDARRASRERDRLVTEQTAHTNRIKALLRLLGMAVGNPRRRDWLAWLERQRDWQGEPLPPHLLAEIKREHARLMLVREQLAALEQAQAADASPAVTTPMVERRDQLQRLKALGPAFTATLVNELFYKDFRNRREVASYCGLTPSPWKSGGIDREQGISKAGNRRARHKAIELAWLWLRHQGDSALSRWFRARTADAGKRAKRIAIVALARKLIVALWRYLTTGLVPELATMKA comes from the coding sequence ATGCAAGCATCGACCACAGGCACGCCCACCGCCGACCATTGTGGCACAATTTTCGTTGCGGTCGAACTGAGTCAGAAGACGTGGCTTGTGACGTTGCACAGCCCGGACCGGGATCGGATTTCGCGCCACAAGCTGGAAGGGGGCGATCACACCGAACTACTGGCGTTGATCGAGCGGATCCGCGCCAAGGTGGCGGAGAAGTTCGGGTCGGCGCCCGGTGTGGTGAGCTGCTATGAAGCCGGCTATGACGGCTTTTGGCTGCACCGGCTATTGGAAGCAGCCGGGGTTACGAACTTTGTATTCGATCCGGCAAGCATTGCGGTGGAGCAGCGCGCGCGGCGGGCGAAGACGGATCGGATCGACGGCGAGCTTCTGTTGCGCACCCTGATGGCCTATCTGCGGGGCGAGCCGCGGGTGGTCCGGATCGTTCGCGTGCCGCGGGTGGAAGCGGAGGACGCCCGGCGCGCCAGCCGCGAACGCGACCGGCTGGTCACCGAGCAGACCGCCCACACCAACCGGATCAAGGCGCTGCTGCGCCTTCTGGGGATGGCGGTCGGCAACCCACGCCGACGGGACTGGCTTGCCTGGCTCGAGCGGCAGCGCGACTGGCAGGGCGAGCCGCTGCCGCCGCATCTTCTGGCCGAGATCAAGCGCGAGCACGCGCGGCTGATGCTGGTGCGTGAGCAGCTCGCGGCGCTGGAGCAGGCCCAGGCTGCGGACGCTTCTCCGGCCGTTACCACGCCGATGGTCGAGCGGCGGGATCAATTGCAGCGGCTCAAGGCGCTCGGCCCGGCCTTCACCGCAACGCTGGTGAATGAGCTGTTCTACAAGGACTTCCGCAATCGGCGCGAGGTCGCCAGCTATTGCGGATTGACGCCCAGTCCCTGGAAGAGCGGCGGCATCGATCGCGAGCAGGGCATCAGCAAGGCCGGCAATCGGCGCGCCCGACACAAGGCGATCGAACTGGCCTGGCTGTGGCTCCGCCACCAGGGCGACAGCGCGCTCAGCCGCTGGTTCCGTGCCCGCACCGCCGACGCCGGCAAGCGCGCCAAACGCATCGCCATCGTCGCCCTGGCGCGCAAGCTGATCGTGGCGCTGTGGCGTTACCTCACCACCGGCCTCGTTCCCGAGCTGGCAACCATGAAGGCGTAG
- a CDS encoding tetratricopeptide repeat protein produces the protein MLSTRFNRLTIALLAAAALAVPAQLSAQTPDHPTDNTAQFPSKTDLKSLTTAGSYLAARHASVERDATSAAAFYRSALRTDPKNSELLDRAFISSLADGDIEEAVKLADRILTQDKANRVARLVVGVRDLKQKKYAAAQSNINQSVRGPITDLVATLLSAWAAQGAGDSKGAVAAIDKLTGPEWYPIFKDLHAGMIYELAGKDKDAGARFERVYKLDDSMLRTVDEYARWTSRNKDAAAATAMYEAFDKKLPRHPLVLEGIKETKAGKKLPPLIDSPQAGAAEALYGIGATLTRRGGEDLALVYLQLALYLQPNHPLALLSLADLYESVKKPQMAIKVYERMPASSPLKRNAQIQLATNLDAADRSDEAIKILKEVTTEQPKDIEAILALGNIERGRKKFGDCATTYSQAIDALPAGGDKNAWVTYYYRGICEERSKQWNKAEADMRKALELQPEQPHVLNYLGYSWIDQGINLDEGMKMIKRAVDQRPDDGYIVDSLGWAYYRIGNFEEAVKNLERAIDLKPEDPTINDHLGDAYWRVGRTLEAKFQWAHARDLKPEPDELPKIQAKIDNGLPDDANSSAASADKKKDDDGKGG, from the coding sequence ATGCTGTCCACCCGTTTCAACCGACTGACGATTGCCCTTCTTGCTGCGGCGGCGCTTGCCGTGCCCGCGCAGCTGTCGGCGCAAACGCCGGACCATCCGACCGACAATACCGCGCAGTTCCCGAGCAAGACCGACCTGAAATCGCTGACCACCGCCGGCAGCTATCTGGCGGCCCGCCACGCCAGCGTCGAGCGCGATGCGACCTCGGCCGCGGCGTTCTACCGCTCGGCGCTGCGCACCGATCCGAAGAACTCCGAGCTGCTCGACCGCGCCTTCATCTCCTCGCTCGCCGACGGCGACATCGAGGAGGCGGTCAAGCTCGCCGACCGCATCCTGACCCAGGACAAGGCCAACCGCGTCGCCCGCCTCGTGGTCGGCGTGCGCGACCTCAAGCAGAAGAAATACGCCGCCGCGCAGTCCAACATCAACCAGTCGGTCCGCGGCCCGATCACCGATCTCGTCGCGACGCTGCTGTCGGCCTGGGCCGCCCAAGGCGCCGGCGACAGCAAGGGCGCGGTTGCCGCGATCGACAAGCTGACCGGCCCGGAATGGTATCCGATCTTCAAGGACCTGCACGCCGGCATGATTTACGAGCTCGCCGGCAAGGACAAGGATGCCGGCGCCCGCTTCGAGCGCGTCTACAAGCTCGACGATTCGATGCTGCGCACGGTCGACGAATATGCGCGCTGGACCTCGCGCAACAAGGATGCAGCCGCTGCGACTGCGATGTACGAGGCCTTCGACAAGAAGCTGCCGCGGCACCCGCTGGTGCTGGAAGGCATCAAGGAGACCAAGGCCGGCAAGAAGCTGCCGCCGCTGATCGATTCACCGCAGGCCGGCGCCGCCGAGGCGCTGTACGGCATCGGCGCCACGCTGACCCGCCGCGGCGGCGAGGACCTCGCGCTGGTCTATCTGCAGCTCGCGCTCTATCTGCAGCCGAACCATCCGCTGGCGCTGCTGTCGCTTGCCGATCTCTATGAATCGGTGAAGAAGCCGCAGATGGCGATCAAGGTCTATGAGCGGATGCCGGCGTCGTCGCCGCTGAAGCGCAACGCGCAGATCCAGCTCGCGACCAATCTCGACGCCGCCGACCGCAGCGACGAGGCGATTAAGATCCTGAAGGAAGTCACAACAGAGCAGCCGAAGGACATCGAGGCAATCCTGGCGCTCGGCAATATCGAGCGCGGCCGCAAGAAGTTCGGTGACTGCGCCACCACCTATTCGCAGGCGATCGACGCGCTGCCGGCCGGCGGCGACAAGAACGCCTGGGTCACCTATTACTACCGCGGCATCTGCGAGGAGCGTTCCAAGCAGTGGAACAAGGCCGAGGCCGACATGCGCAAGGCGCTCGAGCTGCAGCCCGAGCAGCCGCATGTGCTGAACTATCTCGGCTATTCCTGGATCGACCAGGGCATCAACCTCGACGAAGGCATGAAGATGATCAAGCGTGCCGTCGATCAGCGCCCTGACGACGGCTACATCGTCGACTCCCTCGGTTGGGCCTATTACCGGATCGGCAATTTCGAGGAGGCGGTGAAGAACCTCGAGCGCGCGATCGATCTGAAGCCGGAAGATCCGACCATCAACGACCATCTCGGCGACGCCTATTGGCGCGTCGGCCGCACGCTGGAAGCCAAGTTCCAGTGGGCGCATGCGCGCGACCTCAAGCCCGAGCCGGACGAGCTGCCGAAGATCCAGGCCAAGATCGACAACGGCCTGCCGGACGATGCCAACTCCTCCGCCGCCTCCGCCGACAAGAAGAAGGACGACGACGGTAAGGGCGGCTAG
- a CDS encoding electron transfer flavoprotein-ubiquinone oxidoreductase, with protein MSAEDLPPRESMEFDVVIVGAGPSGLSAAIRLKQLNPELSIVVVEKGSEVGAHILSGAVIDPVSLDKLVPDWRDNADCPLKTQVKEDRFYWTTSQGWFRLPNFIMPPLMYNHHCYIGSLGNVCRWLAPKAEALGVEIYPGFAATEVLYDDKGAVRGIATGDMGIAKDGSHKDSYTRGMELLGKYTLFAEGARGSLSKQLIAKFKLDANSEPSKFGIGLKEVWQIDPAKHRKGRVQHTLGWPLNDKTGGGSFLYHYDDNRVAVGFVVHLNYNDPYLSPFDEFQRFKTHPDVRELFEGGKRLAYGARAITEGGYQSVPRLSFPGGALIGCAAGFVNVPRIKGVHNAMGSGMLAAEHVAAALGAGRANDELVDYENAWRSSAIGKDLFKVRNAKPLLSKFGNMLGMVLSGFDMWCNTLGFSLFGTQSHAKPDRKTLDPSKQHQPIAYPKPDGKISFDKLSSVFLSNTNHEEDQPVHLKVADMNLQKTSEHDVFAGPSNRYCPAGVYEWVEEGATPRYQINAQNCVHCKTCDVKDPNGNITWVPPEGGGGPNYEAM; from the coding sequence ATGAGTGCTGAAGACCTTCCTCCGCGCGAGTCTATGGAATTCGATGTCGTCATCGTCGGCGCCGGCCCCTCGGGCCTGTCGGCCGCGATCCGGCTGAAGCAGCTCAATCCGGAGCTCTCGATCGTCGTGGTGGAGAAGGGCTCCGAGGTCGGCGCGCACATCCTGTCCGGTGCGGTGATCGATCCGGTTTCGCTCGACAAGCTCGTCCCGGACTGGCGCGACAACGCCGATTGTCCGCTGAAGACGCAGGTCAAGGAGGACCGCTTCTACTGGACGACGTCGCAGGGCTGGTTCCGCCTGCCGAACTTCATCATGCCGCCCTTGATGTACAATCATCACTGCTACATCGGCTCGCTCGGCAACGTCTGCCGCTGGCTGGCGCCGAAGGCGGAAGCGCTCGGCGTCGAGATCTATCCGGGCTTTGCCGCCACTGAGGTGCTCTATGACGACAAGGGCGCGGTGCGGGGCATCGCGACCGGCGACATGGGCATCGCCAAGGACGGCAGCCACAAGGATTCCTACACCCGCGGCATGGAGCTGCTCGGCAAGTACACGCTGTTCGCCGAAGGCGCGCGTGGCTCGTTGTCGAAGCAGCTGATCGCGAAGTTCAAGCTCGACGCCAACAGCGAGCCGTCGAAATTCGGCATCGGGCTGAAGGAGGTCTGGCAGATCGATCCGGCGAAGCACCGCAAGGGACGGGTTCAGCATACGCTGGGATGGCCGCTGAACGACAAGACCGGCGGCGGCTCGTTCCTCTATCACTACGACGACAACCGCGTCGCGGTCGGCTTCGTCGTGCATCTGAACTACAACGACCCGTATCTGTCGCCGTTCGACGAATTCCAGCGCTTCAAGACTCATCCTGATGTCCGCGAGCTGTTCGAGGGCGGCAAGCGGCTGGCCTATGGTGCGCGTGCCATCACCGAGGGCGGCTACCAGTCGGTGCCGCGCCTCTCTTTCCCGGGCGGCGCGCTGATCGGTTGTGCGGCAGGCTTCGTCAACGTCCCGCGCATCAAGGGCGTCCACAATGCGATGGGTTCCGGCATGCTCGCCGCCGAGCACGTCGCGGCCGCGCTCGGTGCCGGACGCGCCAATGACGAACTCGTCGACTACGAGAATGCCTGGCGTTCGTCTGCGATCGGCAAGGACCTGTTCAAGGTCCGCAACGCCAAGCCGTTGTTGTCGAAGTTCGGCAACATGCTCGGAATGGTGCTCTCCGGCTTCGACATGTGGTGCAATACGCTCGGCTTCTCGCTGTTCGGCACCCAGTCGCACGCCAAGCCGGACCGCAAGACGCTCGATCCGTCGAAGCAGCACCAGCCGATCGCCTATCCGAAGCCGGACGGCAAGATCTCGTTCGACAAGCTGTCGTCGGTGTTCCTGTCCAACACCAACCATGAGGAAGACCAGCCGGTCCATCTCAAGGTCGCCGACATGAACCTGCAGAAGACGTCGGAGCACGACGTGTTCGCCGGTCCGTCCAACCGCTATTGCCCGGCCGGCGTCTATGAATGGGTCGAGGAGGGCGCCACACCGCGCTACCAGATCAACGCCCAGAATTGCGTCCACTGCAAAACCTGCGACGTGAAGGACCCCAACGGCAACATCACCTGGGTTCCTCCGGAGGGCGGCGGCGGTCCGAACTACGAGGCGATGTAG
- a CDS encoding SMP-30/gluconolactonase/LRE family protein — MANIRVLATDLEFPEGPVVMPDGSVVLVEIRGQRLTRVYPDGRKEIVAKVPGGPNGAALGPDGKMYICNNGGFSWIPTKNMIMPGPQPEDYLGGSIQRVDLQSGKLETVVTKCGEHELRGPNDLVFDRQGGLWFSDLGKRRARDMDVGAFYYLKPGMNEIVEAVHGILPANGIGLSPDEKTVYIAETPTARLWAYEISEPGTVKPRDIIYRGERGKPIAGLGGYQMFDSLAVEANGNVCVATLVSGCISVIAPDGTVVEQVPTGDRVTTNIAFGGPELKTAYITLSGKGELIAMDWPRPGLPLNFLNK, encoded by the coding sequence ATGGCCAATATCCGAGTTCTCGCCACCGATCTCGAGTTTCCCGAAGGCCCGGTCGTCATGCCCGACGGTTCGGTCGTGCTGGTCGAAATCCGCGGCCAGCGGCTGACCCGGGTCTATCCCGACGGGCGCAAGGAGATCGTCGCCAAGGTGCCGGGCGGCCCGAACGGCGCGGCGCTCGGTCCCGACGGCAAGATGTACATCTGCAATAATGGCGGCTTCTCCTGGATCCCGACCAAGAACATGATCATGCCGGGGCCGCAGCCCGAGGATTATCTCGGTGGCTCGATCCAGCGCGTCGATCTGCAATCCGGCAAGCTCGAGACCGTGGTGACGAAATGCGGCGAGCATGAGCTGCGCGGGCCGAACGATCTTGTGTTCGACAGGCAGGGCGGCCTGTGGTTCTCCGATCTCGGCAAGCGCCGCGCCCGCGACATGGATGTCGGCGCGTTCTACTATCTGAAGCCCGGCATGAACGAGATCGTCGAGGCCGTGCACGGCATCCTGCCGGCCAACGGCATCGGCCTGTCGCCGGACGAGAAGACCGTCTACATCGCGGAGACGCCGACGGCGCGGCTGTGGGCTTATGAGATTTCCGAGCCCGGCACCGTCAAGCCGCGCGACATCATCTATCGCGGCGAGCGCGGCAAGCCGATCGCCGGCCTCGGCGGCTATCAGATGTTTGACTCGCTTGCGGTTGAGGCGAACGGCAATGTCTGCGTCGCGACGCTGGTCTCGGGCTGCATCTCGGTAATCGCGCCCGACGGCACCGTGGTCGAGCAGGTGCCGACCGGCGACCGCGTCACCACCAACATCGCCTTCGGCGGCCCCGAGCTGAAGACCGCTTACATCACGCTGTCGGGCAAGGGCGAACTGATCGCGATGGACTGGCCGCGCCCGGGATTGCCGCTCAACTTCTTGAACAAATGA
- a CDS encoding uracil-DNA glycosylase, translated as MTPEPAPTLQQLLAFYLEAGVDCALGDAPINRLEEPEPVPAPAAPRPSVALNPLRPPPLAMPAVPRSEITVAPDAAIASAREAARTAPTLEALRALMETFDGCALKHTATRLVFADGNPEARVMFVGEAPGRDEDIEGLPFVGRSGKLLDRMIAAIGLDRSKAYIANVIPWRPPGNRTPTPQETQVCLPFIQRHIELVNPDVLVTLGNPSTQALLGTREGIMRTRGKWIDYDTGTRTIRAVATFHPAYLLRSPSYKRLSWQDLRAIAKVLQPATA; from the coding sequence CTGACGCCCGAGCCCGCCCCTACACTGCAGCAATTGCTTGCCTTTTACCTCGAGGCCGGGGTCGATTGCGCGCTTGGCGACGCGCCGATCAACCGGCTGGAGGAGCCCGAGCCAGTTCCCGCGCCCGCGGCGCCGCGTCCATCAGTGGCACTCAATCCGCTGCGTCCCCCGCCGCTGGCGATGCCTGCAGTTCCGCGCAGCGAAATCACCGTCGCGCCGGACGCCGCGATCGCCTCCGCGCGCGAAGCCGCACGCACCGCGCCGACGCTGGAAGCCTTGCGCGCGCTGATGGAGACATTCGACGGCTGCGCGCTGAAGCACACCGCGACCAGGCTGGTGTTTGCCGACGGCAATCCAGAGGCGCGGGTGATGTTCGTCGGCGAGGCGCCGGGCCGCGACGAGGACATCGAGGGGCTGCCGTTCGTCGGCCGCTCGGGAAAACTGCTCGACCGCATGATCGCAGCGATCGGGCTCGACCGCAGCAAGGCCTATATCGCCAACGTCATTCCGTGGCGGCCGCCGGGCAACCGCACGCCGACACCGCAGGAGACCCAGGTGTGCCTGCCCTTTATCCAGCGTCATATCGAGCTGGTGAATCCGGACGTGCTGGTGACGCTCGGCAATCCCTCGACGCAGGCGCTGCTCGGCACGCGCGAGGGCATCATGCGCACGCGCGGCAAATGGATCGACTACGACACCGGCACCCGCACGATCCGCGCCGTCGCTACGTTCCATCCGGCCTATCTGCTGCGCTCGCCGTCCTACAAGAGGCTGTCCTGGCAGGATTTGCGCGCGATCGCGAAGGTGTTGCAGCCGGCGACGGCGTAG
- a CDS encoding 4-(cytidine 5'-diphospho)-2-C-methyl-D-erythritol kinase encodes MPALIEEGRAKVNLTLKVVGRRVDGFHDLESVVAFADCADRLTLEPGSELSLAMSGPLADACGDTSDNLVLKAARLLGEQVVDLKVGHFTLEKVLPVAAGIGGGSADAAAALRLLARLNELSLDDSRIMAVALQTGADVPVCVASRACDMTGVGEGLLPLDLPKMPCVLVNPRVPVATRDVFNALGLRHGELLIGATDVMMQAPSWPEGHAVDDWIAALKRGTNDLEGPAARIEPVISEALSALRATKAVRLARMSGSGATCFAIFETDADAEAAGEKLRADHPGWWVHAGTLS; translated from the coding sequence GTGCCGGCGCTGATTGAAGAAGGGCGTGCCAAGGTCAACCTGACGCTGAAGGTTGTCGGGCGGCGCGTCGATGGGTTTCACGACCTCGAGAGCGTTGTCGCGTTTGCCGATTGCGCCGATCGTCTCACGCTCGAGCCGGGCTCCGAACTGTCGCTGGCGATGTCAGGACCGCTGGCCGATGCCTGCGGCGATACGTCAGACAATCTGGTGCTCAAGGCGGCGCGCCTGCTCGGCGAGCAGGTCGTCGACCTCAAGGTCGGCCACTTCACGCTGGAAAAGGTGTTGCCGGTGGCGGCCGGCATCGGCGGCGGCTCGGCGGACGCCGCGGCCGCGTTGCGGCTCTTGGCGCGGCTCAACGAGCTCTCGCTCGACGATAGCAGGATCATGGCGGTCGCGCTGCAGACCGGCGCCGACGTGCCGGTCTGCGTCGCCTCGCGCGCCTGCGACATGACCGGCGTCGGCGAAGGCCTGCTGCCGCTCGATCTGCCGAAAATGCCCTGCGTGCTGGTCAATCCGCGCGTGCCGGTGGCGACCAGGGACGTCTTCAACGCGCTCGGTCTGCGTCACGGCGAGCTCCTGATCGGCGCCACCGACGTCATGATGCAGGCGCCGTCCTGGCCGGAGGGCCACGCGGTCGACGACTGGATCGCGGCGCTCAAGCGCGGCACCAACGATCTCGAAGGCCCCGCCGCGCGGATCGAGCCCGTCATCAGCGAGGCGCTGTCCGCGCTGCGCGCGACGAAGGCCGTTCGCCTCGCCCGCATGTCGGGCTCCGGCGCGACCTGCTTTGCGATCTTCGAAACCGACGCCGACGCCGAGGCCGCCGGCGAAAAGCTCCGCGCCGATCACCCCGGCTGGTGGGTGCACGCGGGGACGTTGAGCTGA